A genomic window from Arthrobacter globiformis includes:
- a CDS encoding NAD(P)/FAD-dependent oxidoreductase — translation MSPSPARSGGERRHVAVVGSGVAGLTAAHILSRRDHVTLFEADSRPGGHAHTHDVRQESGSLAVDTGFIVHNNRTYPNLIRLFAELGVETQDSDMSMSIRCDGCGLEYAGAKGASGVFARPANLARPRFLLMLAEILRFWRKARAVLASSAAGGGPEETLGEFLERERFSDYFTSHFMAPVVSAVWSCDPTTALAYPARYLFTFLEHHGMLGIKGSPQWKTVKGGSRRYVDRVVGGLQDVRLGSPVLAVRRTPTGVEITTAAGTEHFDAAVIAAHPREALAMMAEPTPAEVQVLGNIPYSVNHIKFHRDPAVLPRSGAARASWNYRLPSCAARPGHVLVSYDLTRLQRLNPDDGGSYIVSLGESELIEPDSVLQDLVYEHPRYTPESVAAQERLGELGDHRLAFAGAYQGWGFHEDGAASGVRAAAQLGREWEDPFVRVPEPAASDAGQAAELVP, via the coding sequence TTGTCACCGAGCCCAGCACGGAGTGGAGGCGAAAGGCGGCACGTCGCCGTCGTCGGAAGCGGGGTGGCGGGGCTGACGGCCGCGCATATCCTCAGCCGCCGGGACCACGTGACCCTTTTCGAGGCGGATTCCCGGCCGGGGGGGCATGCCCACACGCACGACGTGCGGCAGGAGTCGGGGAGCCTCGCCGTGGACACCGGCTTCATTGTGCACAACAACCGCACCTACCCGAACCTCATCCGGCTGTTCGCCGAGCTGGGCGTGGAGACGCAGGATTCGGACATGAGCATGAGCATCCGCTGCGACGGCTGCGGCCTGGAGTATGCCGGCGCCAAGGGCGCTTCGGGTGTCTTTGCCAGGCCTGCCAACCTTGCACGGCCCCGGTTCCTGCTGATGCTTGCCGAGATCCTGCGGTTTTGGCGGAAAGCACGGGCGGTGCTGGCCAGCTCTGCGGCCGGCGGGGGACCGGAGGAAACGCTGGGCGAGTTCCTCGAACGTGAACGCTTCAGCGATTACTTCACCTCGCACTTCATGGCGCCGGTGGTCAGCGCGGTCTGGTCCTGCGACCCCACCACCGCCCTGGCCTACCCCGCCCGGTACCTCTTCACCTTCCTCGAACACCATGGCATGCTCGGCATCAAGGGCTCGCCGCAGTGGAAAACAGTGAAGGGCGGATCCCGGCGCTACGTTGATCGTGTGGTCGGAGGTCTCCAGGATGTCCGCCTCGGCAGCCCTGTGCTCGCCGTGCGCCGGACCCCAACCGGAGTGGAAATTACGACGGCGGCCGGAACCGAGCACTTCGACGCCGCGGTTATCGCCGCCCACCCCCGCGAGGCGCTCGCCATGATGGCTGAACCGACGCCGGCGGAGGTCCAGGTCCTGGGGAACATCCCGTATTCCGTCAACCACATCAAGTTCCACCGCGATCCGGCGGTGCTGCCGCGCAGCGGCGCCGCGCGTGCGTCGTGGAACTACCGGCTGCCGTCCTGTGCCGCCCGCCCCGGGCACGTGCTGGTCAGCTACGACCTGACCCGACTGCAGCGCCTCAACCCCGACGACGGCGGCAGCTACATCGTGAGCCTCGGCGAATCGGAACTCATCGAACCGGACTCAGTGCTGCAGGACCTCGTGTACGAGCACCCCCGGTACACGCCCGAATCCGTGGCCGCCCAGGAACGCCTTGGGGAACTGGGCGACCACCGGCTGGCCTTCGCGGGCGCCTACCAGGGCTGGGGCTTCCACGAGGACGGCGCCGCCTCCGGTGTGCGGGCAGCCGCTCAACTGGGCCGCGAGTGGGAGGACCCCTTCGTTCGGGTGCCGGAGCCCGCTGCATCCGATGCCGGACAGGCCGCGGAGCTCGTGCCATGA
- the metE gene encoding 5-methyltetrahydropteroyltriglutamate--homocysteine S-methyltransferase, whose amino-acid sequence MTEQTSVQSTPFPSASILGYPRIGRRRELKKAVEAYWAGKIDAAALDAAAKEIQLGTAKRLQGLGLTEAAAVPGTFSFYDQVLDAAAHVGAVPARFGNLLNAEGQLDIDGYFTLARGNKEQQPLEMTKWFDTNYHYLVPEIGPETNFALTSNRIVEEFEYALANGVETRPYIVGPVTFLLLSKASDDAPAGFSPLSRLEDVLPVYTALLEKLAAAGASWVQLDEPALVVDQDTPEQEIQAAVARAYEVLTAAASRPQLFVSTPYGALNGQLGTLAATNIDALHIDVFKGEVPSAAALAALGTKTLVAGVVDGHNIWRNDLQASATKIAELQKSTASLAISTSTSTQHVPHDVEEEVQLSEQLRSWLAFADQKAVEVVTLAGLLTDAAAVQPAIDEATRVIASRAAAEGVQRADVRARTAALTPADFNRSEYAVREAAQEEALHLPPLPTTTIGSFPQTSEIRSARARNNKGDLTDEQYEQLMKDEIKRVVDLQEELGYDVLVHGEPERNDMVQYFAENLEGFDVTVHGWVQSYGSRCTRPSILWGDVTRSAPITVKWAEYAQSLTNKPMKGMLTGPVTILAWSFVRDDQPLGETANQVGLALRDEIADLEAAGIKIIQVDEPALRELLPLRKADQPAYLDWSVNSFRLATAGAADATQIHTHLCYSEFGVIIDAIDGLDADVTSIEAARSRMEVVHDLESHGFGRGVGPGVYDIHSPRVPGEQEVTELLSTAVKHVPSRQLWVNPDCGLKTRGYAETEASLRNLVTATKTVRAELLEGAK is encoded by the coding sequence ATGACTGAACAGACTTCCGTGCAGAGCACGCCCTTCCCGTCCGCATCCATCCTCGGCTACCCCCGCATCGGCCGCCGCCGCGAACTGAAGAAGGCCGTGGAGGCGTACTGGGCCGGCAAGATTGATGCCGCTGCCCTCGACGCCGCCGCCAAGGAAATCCAGCTGGGCACCGCCAAGCGCCTGCAGGGCCTTGGCCTGACCGAAGCCGCTGCGGTTCCGGGCACGTTCTCCTTCTACGACCAGGTGCTCGACGCCGCCGCCCACGTCGGTGCCGTTCCGGCCCGCTTCGGCAACCTCCTCAACGCCGAGGGACAGCTGGACATCGACGGCTACTTCACCCTGGCCCGCGGCAACAAGGAACAGCAGCCCCTGGAAATGACCAAGTGGTTCGACACCAACTACCACTACCTCGTGCCGGAAATCGGCCCGGAGACCAACTTCGCGCTCACGTCCAACCGCATCGTTGAAGAGTTCGAATACGCCCTCGCCAACGGCGTGGAGACCCGTCCGTACATCGTTGGCCCGGTCACCTTCCTGCTGCTGAGCAAGGCTTCCGACGACGCCCCGGCCGGTTTCAGCCCGCTGTCCCGCCTCGAGGACGTCCTGCCGGTCTACACCGCGCTGCTCGAGAAGCTAGCAGCTGCCGGCGCCAGCTGGGTCCAGCTGGACGAGCCCGCCCTGGTTGTGGACCAGGACACTCCGGAACAGGAAATCCAGGCCGCCGTTGCCCGCGCGTACGAGGTCCTCACGGCTGCAGCCAGCCGCCCGCAGCTGTTCGTCTCCACGCCGTACGGCGCACTGAACGGCCAGCTCGGCACCCTCGCCGCCACCAACATCGACGCCCTGCACATCGACGTCTTCAAGGGCGAGGTTCCCTCCGCTGCAGCACTGGCTGCACTGGGCACCAAGACCCTCGTCGCCGGCGTCGTCGACGGCCACAACATCTGGCGCAACGACCTGCAGGCCTCTGCCACCAAAATCGCCGAGCTGCAGAAGAGCACCGCCAGCCTGGCCATCAGCACCTCCACCTCCACCCAGCACGTCCCGCACGACGTCGAGGAAGAGGTCCAGCTGTCCGAGCAGCTCCGCAGCTGGCTGGCCTTCGCCGACCAGAAGGCCGTTGAGGTTGTTACCCTCGCCGGCCTGCTGACCGACGCCGCCGCAGTTCAGCCGGCCATCGACGAAGCAACCCGCGTCATCGCCTCCCGCGCCGCAGCCGAAGGCGTCCAGCGCGCCGACGTCCGTGCCCGCACCGCGGCCCTGACCCCGGCCGACTTCAACCGCTCCGAGTACGCGGTCCGCGAAGCTGCCCAGGAAGAGGCCCTGCACCTGCCGCCGCTGCCCACCACCACCATCGGTTCCTTCCCGCAGACCTCGGAAATCCGTTCGGCCCGCGCCCGCAACAACAAGGGCGACCTGACCGACGAGCAGTACGAGCAGCTCATGAAGGACGAGATCAAGCGCGTCGTCGACCTGCAGGAAGAGCTCGGCTACGACGTCCTGGTGCACGGCGAGCCCGAGCGCAACGACATGGTGCAGTACTTTGCTGAGAACCTGGAAGGCTTCGACGTCACGGTCCACGGCTGGGTCCAGTCGTACGGCTCCCGCTGCACGCGTCCGTCCATCCTGTGGGGCGATGTCACCCGCAGCGCCCCCATCACCGTGAAGTGGGCCGAATACGCACAGTCCCTCACGAACAAGCCGATGAAGGGCATGCTCACGGGTCCGGTCACCATCCTGGCCTGGTCCTTCGTCCGCGATGACCAGCCGCTGGGCGAGACCGCCAACCAGGTGGGCCTGGCGCTGCGCGACGAGATCGCCGACCTCGAAGCCGCCGGCATCAAGATCATCCAGGTTGACGAGCCCGCCCTGCGCGAACTGCTCCCGCTGCGCAAGGCCGACCAGCCCGCTTACCTGGACTGGTCCGTCAACTCCTTCCGCCTGGCCACCGCCGGTGCAGCGGACGCCACGCAGATCCACACCCACCTGTGCTACTCCGAGTTCGGCGTGATCATCGACGCGATCGACGGCCTGGACGCCGACGTGACCTCGATCGAAGCCGCCCGCTCCCGCATGGAGGTTGTCCACGACCTCGAGTCCCACGGCTTCGGCCGCGGCGTCGGACCCGGCGTTTACGACATCCACTCGCCGCGCGTCCCGGGCGAGCAGGAAGTCACCGAACTGCTGAGCACCGCCGTAAAGCACGTTCCGTCCCGCCAGCTCTGGGTCAACCCGGACTGCGGCCTGAAGACCCGCGGCTACGCTGAGACTGAAGCGTCCCTGCGCAACCTGGTCACGGCCACCAAGACGGTCCGCGCCGAGCTGCTCGAAGGCGCCAAGTAA
- a CDS encoding LysR family transcriptional regulator codes for MVNPVHLRTLLEVTRLGSFAAAATRLGYTASAVSQQMSALERDTGVRLFQRSARSVVPTDAAMVMARHAAKVLTDIEALMAAASKTQDTTTQELRLGIFPSLATYVLPRILRSPAWKNLGIDLKVSVAEPAQTIQGLRTGGDTDVALVYQVGQSGLAWPHTINRQWIGDDNFRVVLPAGWGFRTDAKVAADHLSDMPWIMHHPGTSDATVIERLFAGCNLHPRVVAYSDDFHASLEMAAAGLGAALVPELALLHRPAGVVVLDVPEIRLARNVFALLINDKKTARVQLFVDLLAETMGGLGRSVK; via the coding sequence GTGGTCAACCCCGTGCATTTAAGGACGCTCCTTGAGGTGACGCGGCTCGGTTCCTTCGCGGCCGCGGCGACCCGGCTTGGCTACACCGCCTCGGCGGTGTCCCAGCAGATGTCTGCCCTGGAGCGGGACACCGGCGTCCGCCTGTTCCAGCGCTCCGCCCGGAGCGTTGTTCCCACCGACGCTGCGATGGTGATGGCGCGCCACGCGGCCAAAGTCCTCACCGACATCGAGGCGCTGATGGCCGCGGCCTCTAAAACGCAGGACACCACCACCCAGGAGCTCCGGCTGGGTATCTTCCCGAGCCTGGCCACCTACGTCCTGCCGCGGATCCTGCGCAGTCCCGCATGGAAGAACCTGGGCATCGACCTGAAAGTTTCCGTCGCGGAACCGGCCCAGACCATCCAGGGTCTGCGCACCGGCGGCGACACCGATGTGGCGCTCGTGTACCAGGTGGGGCAGTCCGGGCTCGCCTGGCCGCACACCATCAACCGGCAGTGGATCGGCGACGACAACTTCCGCGTGGTCCTGCCCGCCGGGTGGGGATTCCGCACCGACGCGAAGGTGGCTGCGGACCATCTTTCGGACATGCCATGGATCATGCACCATCCCGGCACGAGCGATGCCACCGTCATTGAGCGGCTCTTCGCCGGCTGCAACCTGCACCCCCGCGTGGTGGCCTACAGCGACGACTTCCATGCCAGCCTTGAGATGGCCGCCGCCGGGCTGGGGGCAGCACTGGTGCCGGAACTTGCGCTGCTCCACCGCCCGGCCGGCGTCGTGGTGCTGGACGTCCCGGAGATCCGGCTGGCCCGCAACGTCTTCGCACTGCTCATCAATGACAAGAAGACGGCCCGCGTGCAGCTGTTCGTGGACCTGCTGGCGGAAACGATGGGCGGCCTGGGGCGCTCAGTTAAATGA
- the nrdI gene encoding class Ib ribonucleoside-diphosphate reductase assembly flavoprotein NrdI → MAAPALADAPAAARAADTTPVSQTPPVNQTRSRLIYFSSASENTRRFIGKLGADAARIPLHAKDEPLVACEPFVLVVPTYGGTGGEGSVPKQVIRFLNNPDNRRLIRGVIGAGNTNFGDNYCMAGDIIAAKCKVPHLYRFELMGTPEDVSRVQEGLEEFWTRLSQTQK, encoded by the coding sequence ATGGCCGCGCCGGCACTTGCCGATGCGCCGGCCGCAGCCCGTGCTGCGGACACGACGCCCGTCAGTCAGACACCGCCCGTGAACCAGACCCGCAGCCGCCTCATCTACTTTTCCTCGGCCTCCGAGAACACCAGGCGCTTCATCGGCAAGCTTGGTGCGGACGCCGCCAGGATCCCCCTGCATGCGAAGGATGAACCCCTCGTTGCCTGTGAGCCGTTTGTGCTCGTGGTCCCCACCTACGGCGGGACAGGCGGCGAGGGTTCGGTGCCGAAGCAGGTCATCAGGTTCCTGAACAACCCGGATAACCGGCGCCTGATCCGTGGCGTCATCGGGGCCGGAAACACGAATTTCGGGGACAACTACTGCATGGCAGGCGACATCATCGCCGCCAAGTGCAAGGTCCCCCACCTATACAGGTTCGAACTCATGGGCACGCCGGAAGACGTCTCCCGTGTACAAGAAGGATTGGAAGAGTTTTGGACACGACTGTCGCAGACACAGAAGTAA
- a CDS encoding class I SAM-dependent methyltransferase has translation MPPAPAAIDAEVWPGVARPPGGIKSQVAGTAADALFRAAVRRLPLRVEYADGTVLGTGGPDEPVMIMVHPEDFALRIGDNGLIGLGESFMAGDWEASDLAGVLEVFASSVDTLIPVPLQKLRSLYLPRAPRQERNTEQNTRGNISRHYDLSNELFANFLDSTMSYSGALFPASAGQLAEAGWDALAGAQQAKIDRLLDKAGVGEGTRLLEIGTGWGELALRAAARGATVHSVTLSSEQQALAQQRIEEAGFSGQVTVGLQDYRAVEGEYDAVVSVEMIEAVGYEYWPVYFQTIDRVLAPGGKVAIQAITMPHGRMLATRNAYTWVHKYIFPGGFLPSVRAIESVAEQHTTLRVRERRGMGDHYAATLRLWEERFLQRGQEVRELGFDEVFQRMWLFYLCYSRAGFQSGYLDVQQIVLDRREAQL, from the coding sequence GTGCCGCCGGCGCCGGCGGCCATCGACGCGGAGGTGTGGCCCGGCGTCGCCCGTCCGCCTGGGGGGATAAAGTCGCAGGTGGCCGGCACGGCAGCCGATGCGCTGTTCCGGGCGGCGGTCCGCCGCCTGCCGCTCCGGGTGGAATACGCCGACGGGACGGTGCTGGGCACCGGCGGCCCGGACGAGCCGGTGATGATCATGGTGCATCCGGAGGACTTCGCACTCCGGATCGGCGACAACGGGCTGATCGGGCTGGGGGAGTCCTTCATGGCGGGGGACTGGGAAGCGTCAGACCTCGCCGGCGTCCTCGAGGTCTTTGCCTCCTCGGTGGACACGCTCATCCCCGTGCCCCTGCAGAAACTCCGGAGCCTGTACCTGCCAAGGGCACCCCGGCAGGAGCGCAACACCGAGCAGAACACCCGCGGCAACATCTCCCGGCACTACGACCTCTCCAACGAGCTGTTCGCCAACTTCCTCGACAGCACCATGAGCTACTCCGGGGCCCTGTTCCCGGCCTCGGCCGGCCAGCTGGCAGAGGCGGGCTGGGATGCCCTGGCCGGAGCTCAGCAGGCCAAGATCGACAGGCTGCTGGACAAGGCCGGCGTGGGGGAGGGCACCCGGCTGCTTGAGATCGGCACCGGCTGGGGCGAACTTGCCCTGCGGGCCGCAGCCCGTGGTGCCACCGTGCATTCGGTCACCCTCTCCAGCGAACAGCAGGCGCTCGCGCAGCAGCGGATCGAGGAAGCCGGCTTCTCCGGCCAGGTCACGGTGGGACTGCAGGACTACCGCGCCGTGGAAGGCGAGTACGACGCCGTCGTCTCCGTGGAGATGATCGAAGCGGTGGGCTACGAATACTGGCCCGTTTATTTCCAGACCATCGACCGGGTGCTGGCACCCGGCGGCAAGGTTGCCATCCAGGCCATCACCATGCCGCACGGACGGATGCTCGCCACCCGCAACGCCTACACCTGGGTGCACAAGTACATCTTCCCGGGCGGGTTCCTGCCGTCCGTGCGGGCGATCGAGAGCGTCGCGGAGCAGCACACCACCCTCCGGGTGCGTGAGCGCCGGGGGATGGGCGACCACTACGCGGCCACCCTGCGGCTGTGGGAGGAGCGGTTCCTGCAGCGTGGGCAGGAAGTGCGCGAGCTCGGATTCGATGAGGTCTTCCAGCGGATGTGGCTGTTCTACCTCTGCTACTCGCGGGCCGGCTTCCAGTCCGGATACCTGGACGTGCAGCAGATCGTCCTGGACCGCCGGGAGGCTCAACTCTAG
- the nrdH gene encoding glutaredoxin-like protein NrdH encodes MTVTVYTKPACVQCNATYRALDKKGIAYQSVDISQDADALERLKSLGYMQAPVVVTDQDHWSGFRPDKIEELALSASASVA; translated from the coding sequence ATGACCGTTACGGTTTACACCAAGCCGGCCTGCGTACAGTGCAACGCCACCTACCGTGCGCTGGACAAGAAGGGCATCGCCTACCAGAGCGTGGACATCTCCCAGGACGCGGACGCCCTTGAGCGCCTGAAGTCGCTCGGCTACATGCAGGCACCGGTCGTCGTCACGGACCAGGACCACTGGTCCGGTTTCCGTCCGGACAAGATCGAAGAGCTGGCGCTCAGCGCGTCCGCTTCCGTGGCCTAA
- a CDS encoding DUF2004 domain-containing protein, which yields MTTKVASQHFGVIELNHGRDHNVAAEHELAGQRLELDLNINAHDHFDEAAMHKVDYRLRYLPELVDEVREMIAEELEQEGTSPQEYLRFHCNAIKDEYLQKIFGVKDKSQLTNAVFLKALKLGHVGIYPGQPERYFVLDFTLGEHFTDEVLVASADEDGVVDDEIVWES from the coding sequence ATGACCACCAAGGTAGCGAGCCAGCACTTCGGAGTAATCGAGCTGAACCACGGCAGGGACCATAACGTTGCCGCGGAGCATGAGCTGGCCGGACAACGCCTTGAGCTCGACCTGAACATCAACGCCCATGACCACTTCGACGAAGCGGCCATGCATAAGGTGGACTACCGCCTCCGGTATCTCCCCGAGCTCGTGGACGAGGTCAGGGAAATGATTGCCGAGGAGCTCGAGCAGGAAGGCACCAGCCCGCAGGAATACCTCCGCTTTCACTGCAACGCCATTAAAGACGAGTACCTGCAGAAAATCTTCGGCGTGAAGGACAAGAGCCAGCTCACCAATGCGGTGTTCCTCAAGGCCCTGAAACTCGGCCACGTCGGAATCTACCCCGGCCAGCCCGAACGCTACTTTGTACTGGACTTCACCCTGGGCGAGCACTTCACGGACGAGGTCCTGGTGGCCTCCGCGGACGAGGACGGCGTCGTCGATGACGAGATCGTCTGGGAATCCTGA